The following DNA comes from Naumovozyma dairenensis CBS 421 chromosome 4, complete genome.
ATAATTAGCTCTACTTAAATTGTGGAACCCAGTACTGATAGAATTGGATAATTGCTCCAAAAGTTGGTCGTATCgtgataataaattgagTAAGTGTATGTATGGATCGTCGCCGTCGCCATTGACATCATTGCCAGTATCGTCATCTTTCCTCTCCAAGAGTTTCGGAGTAGAGAGTTCCTTTgcaatttcttgttttgaATTGGTCATAGTCTTATGTTATAAAGATGTGAAAAGTTATCTTATCTATGTCTTACTATTGAAGCTCTGTCATTGTTTTTCCACTTCGAGAAAGTATCATGTTTTATGTTTAAGATGAATgacattatcattatacAAAATGTAATATAAAGTTACGTGCAGCGCAggattattatatttacataCGTAAATAAGTaagttgaagaattacattattattgacaAGTGAGTGAGTGAGTCAGTGAGTATACACATAATGACTACTTCTTATTGTTGTTCCGTTGTTCAGCTTCCCATTTAGCTTTAAATGCCTTCCTGTTCCTCTCTCCACCAAAAAAGGATTTCTTCCCCAATTTAATCTCTCTAATGCAATCCATTTTCTCCTGACGAAGATTCTCCACTTGgtttaaaatatatttcctTTGTCTCACGGGGATCCCCTTCTCTTTCAACATCTTACCATCCCATTTCAATAAGTTGTCCCATTGATTCTCATACGTTTCTGTATATTCTGTACAATTCCTGCCTATCTTGGTTAAGAAGGCGGACACATCGGGGAGTTTCTCTGATCCTATTAGCCTATTCGACGTAGAAGAAGTAGTTATAGATCTAGTGATCAAAGGTATCCTTCTCGATGTTAATCTTCTCAATGCCAACATTATTACTCTCTATGATTTTGGGTCTTCTTTTATCCTTGTTCTTACGAAGTATTTTTGTAcatatgtacgtatatatatatatatatatatgtccTTCCTTAATACGCAAAACTGTATATAATGtactttcttcaaatgtagaaaaaaaatttgtagAGTTAACGCTTACGTGACCCAATGATTAAAAGAGAAAGTGATATATAGATACATAACTAGTTAGGAAAGTAACACACCGAGATCCAACGATCAAGCAACTGGTCatctgaaaaatatgaacaCTCCCTTAGATGAATTACAATGGAAATCTCCAGAATGGATCCAAGCATTTGGTCTAGGTACTGAGAATGTCCTCGATTATTTTTCTGAATCCCCATTCTTTGACAAAACTTCAAATAATCATGTCATCAAAATGCAACGACAATTTTCCCAATTACCACCTGCACCCAATGGTGGAGAAACAAATGGTAATACAGATCCTCAAAGAGATGCTAATGGGAACTTTATTCCTATCGGCGCCTCAACCAACATTGAtggtagtagtagtagtaattTGACGACTTTCAAGTACGTAGATCCCATTAGAAGGGCAATATTGAATAGATACCCATTACATGCAATGTTAGAGACagaattaatgaaattgaaaggaATCGAGTATGTACTAGCAGATGTAAGTGAACCTGACTTTTGGTTAATTAGGAAACAACGACGTTACAGTCGGGAACAAATAGAAATTTTAcaagattattatattatcgGTGCAAACGTTTATCAATCACCAACCGTTTTCAACATAGTACAAAGCAGATTGATGTCTACTTCATTACATTTATCAAAAACTTTAGAacaaatttataaattgaCACAATTCGAACCATCACAAGGTGTCAGGTTTATTAACCCACCAATACCAgcatctttatcatcaaatgTCTCTACTGGAACAAATCCATTAAGTGGCCCTCCAAGTACAGTCAATCCAATGAATAACGGTCATACGATTAGCAATAATAACCCGAGAAGTGTTGGCCCTCAAATGACAGCAAATACAGTCACAGGTGGCCAAACAGCAGTTAGTATGGCCAGTACTTCACAATTcgataattcaaataatccaAAATCTATAAATGAAAGTATGACGAAGGAAGTtatgaataaattaatagTAACAAGTATTAGATCATCACCtgaatatatatgatataaaaaaaattactaaGGCAGACGCTATAATGTATATCTGAAATTTGGATTCTCAAAATCGGTAATATCAGAAAATTCTAAATTctctaataattcattttctccACCTTCATTTCTTATCTCTATGGCCATTTTATCACgtcttttattttctcttaTATTGATCAACAATAAAGCTGATAATATGATAATCATACATGCATAACAAACAACCATTGACACCTTTGCTCCGTGATATTGTGGTGCTTGACTAGCAATAAAAGTTTGAGGTCCAGCCAAATTAGATGCAGCATATGCAACCAAAGTAATGGATGAAACTGTCCATTTTTTAGTATAACCTGATGAATTGGCACTAATATTGGAAATAACACAAATATACGAAACGGGAGAAATATACCATAAATATGCACCAGCTAATCTTGCCTTTTTGGAACCATTGGCAAATCCAAGCATACAACTCGCTATTAAGGCTAAGATTGCTGCAAAAATTGCCCATGATAATCtatatttccaaaatggTACTCTTTTATTGGCTGCATAAATGGCTAAGATACCAAACAAGGGACACCCAATTAATTCAACAGCTCCTGTAGGTATACTTATCAAAAAGGTATCCTTTGTACTATAACCAAAATCAGAATGTAAAAGAATACTtaagaaattggaaataCCACCATTTGGAATATTGGAACTTACAgtgaataaaaaatatagcCACGTTCTAACATCTTTCAATGcttcaataatttgatATTGTTTAATTTGCTGATTACCAAATCCTTGTTGGTTGGATCTAATTCTTTCCACTACCATTAGTTTCTCCCTCTTAGAAAGAAATTTCGCCTTTGATGGATCATCAGGGATCCAAAAATAGATTAATCCACCAACAAAAATCGTCAAAATACCTGTAATGACGAATAAAAGTCTCCAACCTTTAATTGAATAGGAATCTTCATGGACATAAACACCATAAGCAATTGCACTTAAAATAATAGAGCCTAATCCATTCATACCAAACCAAATACAAACTCTTGTAAATTGTTCTTCAGTTTTCCAATATTGAGCTGTTATGATTGTAAAACATGGGGTCACTACACTTTCAGCACAACCTAACAAAACTCTTAGGGCAATGAATGCTGGATAATTGACACTAGGAACCGCATGTAATGCTAATAGTATACCCCAAATGACTACAAATAAAGCTAATAACTTAGCCATCTTATCActtctttggaaaataaactGAACAGGACCTAAATTCATAAACAAATAACCAAAATAAAATGCAGATCCAACCCAAGAATACTGATCACCATGCATCCCTAAATCTTCCCTTAATCCCATGACTGCCGCTGACCCAGTTGATGTTTTATCCATAAATTGAACAGCATATAATAGACACATCAATGGGAACATACAAAGGTCAATCTTCCAACGTAATTTTATATCTTCCTCCGTTGTTATATCAATTTCTCTGGATTCCATAGCTAATTGCATCGCTTTATCTACTTTGTCCTTCTCAGAGGAAAGTATTACCGCTTGACCATTAGGTGATAAAATTGTACTTACTATTGGTTCAGGTatattttctatttctttcCCATCAACAGCAGTAGTAGTGATCCATGTTTCACCCTTTTCAACATCATTGAATTGAGTAGTGATGTTTATGTGAGATTTTgtatttgataattcaCTGCTAGAGTTATCTGTGACCATGATTATCTTGCTTCTTATTGTTTCTGtttgatttatttctaAAGTAGTAACGAGTAAGATAGATTTATTCAAaagttattattgttcatGATtctaaataattatatttgaGTTTTATATACCTTCTTATTTAAAACAATACACGGTACT
Coding sequences within:
- the DAL5 gene encoding allantoate permease yields the protein MVTDNSSSELSNTKSHINITTQFNDVEKGETWITTTAVDGKEIENIPEPIVSTILSPNGQAVILSSEKDKVDKAMQLAMESREIDITTEEDIKLRWKIDLCMFPLMCLLYAVQFMDKTSTGSAAVMGLREDLGMHGDQYSWVGSAFYFGYLFMNLGPVQFIFQRSDKMAKLLALFVVIWGILLALHAVPSVNYPAFIALRVLLGCAESVVTPCFTIITAQYWKTEEQFTRVCIWFGMNGLGSIILSAIAYGVYVHEDSYSIKGWRLLFVITGILTIFVGGLIYFWIPDDPSKAKFLSKREKLMVVERIRSNQQGFGNQQIKQYQIIEALKDVRTWLYFLFTVSSNIPNGGISNFLSILLHSDFGYSTKDTFLISIPTGAVELIGCPLFGILAIYAANKRVPFWKYRLSWAIFAAILALIASCMLGFANGSKKARLAGAYLWYISPVSYICVISNISANSSGYTKKWTVSSITLVAYAASNLAGPQTFIASQAPQYHGAKVSMVVCYACMIIILSALLLINIRENKRRDKMAIEIRNEGGENELLENLEFSDITDFENPNFRYTL
- the MED6 gene encoding mediator complex subunit MED6 (similar to Saccharomyces cerevisiae MED6 (YHR058C); ancestral locus Anc_5.324) codes for the protein MNTPLDELQWKSPEWIQAFGLGTENVLDYFSESPFFDKTSNNHVIKMQRQFSQLPPAPNGGETNGNTDPQRDANGNFIPIGASTNIDGSSSSNLTTFKYVDPIRRAILNRYPLHAMLETELMKLKGIEYVLADVSEPDFWLIRKQRRYSREQIEILQDYYIIGANVYQSPTVFNIVQSRLMSTSLHLSKTLEQIYKLTQFEPSQGVRFINPPIPASLSSNVSTGTNPLSGPPSTVNPMNNGHTISNNNPRSVGPQMTANTVTGGQTAVSMASTSQFDNSNNPKSINESMTKEVMNKLIVTSIRSSPEYI
- the FYV4 gene encoding mitochondrial 37S ribosomal protein mS41 (similar to Saccharomyces cerevisiae FYV4 (YHR059W); ancestral locus Anc_5.325) codes for the protein MLALRRLTSRRIPLITRSITTSSTSNRLIGSEKLPDVSAFLTKIGRNCTEYTETYENQWDNLLKWDGKMLKEKGIPVRQRKYILNQVENLRQEKMDCIREIKLGKKSFFGGERNRKAFKAKWEAEQRNNNKK